A part of Perca fluviatilis chromosome 15, GENO_Pfluv_1.0, whole genome shotgun sequence genomic DNA contains:
- the LOC120575169 gene encoding ras-related protein Rab-37-like isoform X2 has translation MSTRKTSLTDKQAKNGTSKYVLERCASVNEYYDVAFKVMLLGDSSVGKTCALVRFKDGAFLGGNFISTVGIDFRNKVVDVDNLKVKLQIWDTAGQERFRSVTHAYYRDAQALLLLYDITSKLSFDNIRAWLTEIHEYAQKDVVIMLLGNKADMVADRVVKKEDGEKLAKEYGVPFMETSAKTGVNVELAFLAIAKELKHRATQQQNEPKFQIHDYIESQKHKSSCCGLM, from the exons ATGTCCACAAGAAAGACATCGTTGACGGACAAGCAGGCTAAAAACGGAACCTCAAAATATGTGTTGGAGAGATGCGCTTCTGTTAACGAGTATTATGATGTTGCCTTCAAG GTGATGCTGCTGGGGGACTCGTCCGTGGGGAAGACGTGCGCCTTGGTGCGCTTTAAAGATGGGGCATTTCTGGGAGGCAACTTTATATCCACCGTTGGAATAGACTTTAGG AATAAAGTGGTGGATGTCGACAACCTGAAAGTCAAACTCCAG ATCTGGGATACAGCTGGCCAAGAGAGATTCCGAAGCGTAACGCACGCCTACTACAGAGATGCCCAGG cGTTACTTTTGCTTTATGATATCACCAGCAAGCTGTCGTTTGACAATATCAGG GCTTGGCTGACTGAAATACACGAGTATGCCCAGAAGGATGTGGTCATCATGTTGCTCGGCAACAAG GCAGACATGGTTGCAGATAGGGTCGTGAAGAAGGAGGATGGAGAGAAGCTGGCGAAG GAGTATGGTGTACCATTTATGGAGACCAGTGCGAAGACAGGAGTCAATGTGGAGCTGGCCTTTCTTGCTATAGCAAA GGAGCTGAAGCACAGAGCGACACAGCAGCAGAATGAGCCCAAGTTCCAGATACACGACTACATCGAGTCTCAGAAGCACAAGTCTAGCTGCTGTGGACTCATGTAA